The nucleotide sequence GCGAGCGCTTCGGGCGCCGTCGACGGGTGCGCGGGCAGCGTGACGTGGCTGTCGTCGTACCGCGACGGCAGCCCGACGCGGGACGGCGGCGGCCACCACGGCGGCAGGGGGCCGCGGCGGGTCGCCGCCTCGCGCGGTACGGCCACCCAGCGCATCGCGAAACGCGGATGCGACTCCGGCCCGTAGGACAGGACTTCGCGGTCGCCGAATCCGACGCGGGAGCGTGCCGTCGGGTATGCCGGGTGGTCCCGGTGCGCCGCGATCGTGTCGAAGACGAGGCTCCCGGCCATACCCCGTGCGGCGTTGGGCGCGAGCCGCGCGAACACGCCGTCGCGGTGGGTGTCGTGCAGCCTGGCGGTGGCCAGTGCGGCACGGCATTCGGCGGTGAACGCCGCGAAGCCCTCCGCGTCCTCAGGAGCGGTACCGGCGGCGAGGAAGTCCAACACCGCGTCGAGACCGACGAGTCGGAGGCCGTTTTCGCGCGGCGCCGCGCGGCGGACGGTCACGTCGCACAGGAACAGCGTGTGGCGTACGGCGAGTTCGGCGGTGCGCGGACCCGAGCGGACGGTCAGCCACGGACCGTCCGCGCGCTCGTGGGGCAGGGCCGTGCGGCGGAACCCGTTGACGTCCTCGCGCAGCCACGCGTTCAACACCTGTGCGCAGAGGGTGTCTTCGGCGGCGTCGAGAGCCGCGTCCCGATCCCCGCCACCGGATGCGCCGGGTTCACCGGGTTCGCCGGGTTCACCGGACGCGTCGGCGAGGCGCGCGCTCACCCTCGGATCTCCCACCGCCGTGCCGCGATGAAGCGGGCCACGGCCGCGTCCGTGCGCGCCTGATCGGGACCCATCGCCCGCACCACGCCCAGGTAGTCGCGGTTCGTCCCGGTGCGCGGCGCCGTCGTGCCGACCTCGCGCAGCGGCCGGTACGTGAGGCGGACGCCGTCGGCGGCGGTCTCCTCGGCGGGCGGCGCGGCGACGAGCGTGCCGGAGGCGTCCGCGCACACGTACTCGACGCGGGCGGCCCGCCGGTCGCCGCGGCGCGGTGCCGGGAGAGCCGACAGCGACTCGCCCAGGTGCACCCGCAGGATCTGCGCGAACACCGGTATGTCCAGCAGGTCCTGGAGCAGCAGGTCGCATTGGTCGCCGATGACGCGGTAGTTGACCTCCACGAGCCGCGCCCGGCCGTCGGCGCCCACGACGAACTCCGTGTGGCACGCCCCGAATCCCACGCCCAGGGCATCCAAGTCGCGTTCGACACCCGCCAACGCGCCGGCGCCCGGGGCGGCGTCGTACGCCAGGCTCTCCTCGACGAACGACGGCGGCGGCGACAGCTTGGTGTGGAAGCCCCCCAGGACCCGGCGGCCGCGGGTGTCGCCCAGCGTCTCCAGGGTGTGCAGCTCGCCGTCCAGGAACTCCTCCACGACCAAGGGGATTCCGGGAGTGCGCGCCCGTATCTCCCGGCACCGCGCCAGCAGTTCACCGCCGTCCGCGACGAGGTA is from Yinghuangia sp. ASG 101 and encodes:
- a CDS encoding ATP-grasp domain-containing protein; the encoded protein is MHLHLVALNPTDSVTAGFLPAAAELGGEVTLFTDRAAPHEEAYAGSAAAPARIVTCDVRDVRALVAAMSTAPRPDAVFSNSDHLQTQTALAAAWFGLPGKDWRAALRTKNKALMRRHLADRGSAPVWSAELPGDRTPDELIAVGVPFPCVVKPREGVASEDAYLVADGGELLARCREIRARTPGIPLVVEEFLDGELHTLETLGDTRGRRVLGGFHTKLSPPPSFVEESLAYDAAPGAGALAGVERDLDALGVGFGACHTEFVVGADGRARLVEVNYRVIGDQCDLLLQDLLDIPVFAQILRVHLGESLSALPAPRRGDRRAARVEYVCADASGTLVAAPPAEETAADGVRLTYRPLREVGTTAPRTGTNRDYLGVVRAMGPDQARTDAAVARFIAARRWEIRG